Proteins co-encoded in one Candidatus Stoquefichus sp. SB1 genomic window:
- a CDS encoding transporter substrate-binding domain-containing diguanylate cyclase, which yields MKVYCRKTYQFLLVIMIFISFIVPVKAVEKKIKVGYYPLENYHSLKDGKVAGYEVEYLNLLTEITGWKIEYVEMKSWNEGLKKLKNKEIDMISPAQITEERLSEYDFSALALGRVSAVVMTHKGSDVVFEDFERFSDMTFGVENETTYQYKDLFHSYAKQNHFDDHMRVYENHEQLVNALNNHEVDGIIANVMKFDNDSMKLLGRFGMSSYYFLLNNEDKTLLRELNDAMIQLQNRYPNLLEELLEKYFPVFKVDPITKKEKNYIEHIDSLKIGCIPYPDPLLYKENDEIKGISIDILNLVSEYIGIPFEYIELPRGNIDYKDLKSRNIDLIASVEYNSINAQLPELQLTEPYIEAEKLFVSKNGHMFNPDAKIDIGICSGSGTIETVIQNKYPYFHVVRYDDVESCLDALINDEVELVLQNEYSLKRILNKPKYESLSIIAKAGIGDAHSLSPVQYDDSYLNDPLLISIINKGIKSIDKDQLDMIIIDKTVDRAYKYTFSDTIYVYRYIFIAIFLLLAMIGGIMIYKLKMRNKNIMVLQNKQKHLLTERDRLEELAHKDLLTGVLNKMAFIEKCQDYFLDNPNQLCGLVFIDLDDFKLVNDTYGHLDGDWLLINVSLKLEHIFGDKAFISRFGGDEFCILLGDISYTELESKIESFIHDMSCQKMTAEIHISASVGAIYFKAEELSFEEALKLADEALYAVKHMNKNDYHIIRKDME from the coding sequence ATGAAGGTTTATTGTCGAAAAACATATCAATTTTTATTAGTGATTATGATATTTATATCTTTTATTGTGCCTGTAAAGGCAGTGGAAAAGAAGATTAAGGTAGGATATTATCCTTTAGAAAATTATCATAGTTTAAAAGATGGAAAAGTAGCAGGATATGAGGTTGAATATTTAAATCTTTTAACAGAGATAACGGGTTGGAAAATTGAATATGTTGAGATGAAAAGCTGGAATGAAGGACTTAAGAAACTGAAGAATAAAGAAATTGATATGATATCACCAGCACAGATTACTGAAGAAAGATTATCTGAATATGATTTTAGTGCTTTGGCTTTAGGAAGAGTGAGTGCTGTTGTGATGACTCACAAGGGATCAGATGTTGTTTTTGAAGATTTTGAACGTTTTTCTGATATGACTTTTGGTGTTGAGAATGAAACGACTTATCAATATAAAGATTTATTTCATAGTTATGCGAAACAGAATCATTTTGATGATCATATGCGTGTTTATGAAAATCATGAACAATTGGTTAATGCTTTAAATAATCATGAAGTTGATGGAATTATTGCTAATGTTATGAAATTTGATAATGATTCAATGAAATTATTAGGACGTTTTGGAATGAGTAGTTATTATTTTTTATTAAATAATGAAGACAAGACTTTATTAAGAGAACTTAATGATGCAATGATTCAATTACAAAATCGTTATCCTAATTTATTAGAAGAATTATTAGAAAAATATTTTCCTGTTTTTAAAGTTGATCCCATAACAAAAAAAGAGAAAAATTATATTGAACATATTGATTCTTTAAAAATAGGTTGTATTCCTTATCCTGATCCATTGTTATATAAGGAAAATGATGAAATCAAAGGAATAAGTATAGATATTTTAAATCTTGTATCAGAATATATAGGGATTCCTTTTGAATATATTGAATTACCTAGAGGGAATATTGATTATAAGGATTTAAAGAGTAGAAATATAGATTTAATTGCAAGTGTTGAATATAACAGTATTAATGCACAACTTCCTGAATTACAGTTAACAGAACCCTATATTGAAGCTGAAAAGCTATTTGTAAGTAAGAATGGTCATATGTTTAATCCAGATGCTAAAATAGATATAGGAATATGTTCTGGTTCAGGTACAATTGAGACAGTTATTCAAAATAAATATCCTTATTTTCATGTTGTACGTTATGATGATGTTGAATCTTGTTTAGATGCACTGATTAATGATGAAGTAGAATTGGTATTACAAAATGAATATTCATTAAAGAGAATATTAAATAAGCCTAAATATGAAAGTTTATCTATTATTGCTAAGGCAGGTATTGGTGATGCTCATAGTTTATCACCTGTTCAATATGATGATAGTTATTTAAATGATCCTTTATTAATTTCAATTATTAATAAGGGTATTAAATCAATTGATAAAGATCAATTAGATATGATTATTATTGATAAGACTGTTGATAGAGCTTATAAATATACTTTTTCTGATACAATTTATGTATATAGATATATTTTTATTGCTATTTTTCTTTTATTAGCAATGATTGGTGGCATTATGATTTATAAATTAAAGATGCGAAATAAGAATATAATGGTATTACAAAATAAACAAAAACATTTATTAACTGAAAGAGATAGATTAGAAGAACTTGCACATAAGGATTTATTGACAGGTGTTTTGAATAAAATGGCATTTATTGAAAAATGTCAGGATTATTTTTTAGATAATCCTAATCAGTTATGTGGATTGGTATTTATTGATTTAGATGATTTTAAATTAGTGAATGATACATATGGTCATTTGGATGGAGATTGGCTGTTAATTAATGTTTCTTTAAAACTAGAACATATTTTTGGTGATAAAGCCTTTATTTCTAGATTTGGTGGAGATGAATTTTGTATTTTATTAGGAGATATTAGTTATACAGAGTTAGAAAGTAAGATAGAGAGTTTTATTCATGATATGTCTTGCCAAAAGATGACAGCTGAAATACATATTTCAGCAAGTGTTGGAGCAATTTATTTTAAAGCCGAGGAATTGTCTTTTGAAGAAGCATTAAAATTGGCTGATGAAGCTTTATATGCAGTTAAGCATATGAATAAAAATGATTATCATATTATACGAAAAGACATGGAATAA